The following is a genomic window from Lepisosteus oculatus isolate fLepOcu1 chromosome 24, fLepOcu1.hap2, whole genome shotgun sequence.
CTCCCCACAGCAACAGTGAAATACACAGGTAATAAAACTGAGGTAAAAACAATTACTGCATAGGTTTAAATTTAATGAGTATCAATGCTGCTGTTCGTGTTTCGCATGCTTTAGCCAGTTTTATACAGCGTAATTTACGACACAGGAAATAAAGAGCTCACATTTTGTATCATAAGAACTTCAGGAGTACAGTTTTCATGGACTGAGTTGATcgcaaatgttaaaaaaagtcaaaaggtCCAGGAAGCATGTATTTCTTATCCTATAACGGTGTTGGGGCAGATAACACGTCATTCATGATTTTATTGATATTCAGAAAATAACAAACCCCCTTGTATTTTTCTGATACACTGGGGGTCTGCTGTCCTCTTAAAAAAACATAGCCCATCCCCTACTTTCAAAAGGTGCTATGATGGTGCTAGGTGTTTCATCAAGTATGCACAGCTAAAATATAAATGGATTAATATGATTTAGAAGGCCGTGATGCGGATTTGTGCTGACTGCGGTGTGGCTGATGCACTGCAGCCGATGAGCAGAGTACTTACAGTAATGGAGGGCTCCTCCACTATCCTCTCATAGTTCAGCTGCTGGTAGTAGACAACGACTTTGACTAAATTATCTCTGCAGGCAAAGACAGAGAAGAGGCCTCAATGTTCAACACACTGAAGCTGGGTGTAGAGAAAATGGTGAGCCTGGACGGTTTTAAGAAGCGGCTCCTGACTAAAGGCACTTGTTCACTCCGTCAAGTTCATGTTCTTTTATGCTGAACTTTAGTTCCCATGTTTGTGTGAAGTTACAATCGGGTGGTGTGACGCTGGAGCACTTGGCACTACTGGCTCACAGCTCCTGGGGCCTGGGCCTCAGTCCAACCAggggtgccttctgtgtggagtctgcatgttcgcCCCTGCGTTTGTGTGGGCCTGTGCCGAGTGCTCAGATGCCCTACCTCCTCTTAATGCCCTGCTGCCTGGGTTCACTGGGGTATCTGAATTGCCCTGGTGACCGACCCAGGGTGTAGTTCCAGGGATGAGTTTGTGATAacagatgcatttaaaatgatattttcaaaAAATCTGGAAACTAACTTTAGCATTTTATTTAGGAGGCAAAAGACTCTAATGCAACACAGGATGTGCTGTGGATGGCTCTTTACAATGAACAAGTCCCAGTGCAGCGAAACCAGTCGTCCACTGGCGGGGGGGGATACAGACCGTATAAGCTGGGGGTTGTCGGCTATAGTTCCCAGCTGGCCTCCCATTTCTCTCAGGTCACTGGAGAATTTCTCCTGGAATAACAAGGAGAGAAGGTTCAAAAGGACAGTGATTTCTTGTCTCCacacacaatccaaagacatgttgGCAGGTTAATTACCAAGAACGCTGTTGCCGGCCACTGTGATCCTGAGACTGTGAGCTGGTAGATCTCTTCTCTGAAACAAAGCAAATGCACAGATTAACGGTCTGCAAGCAACTGGTCTGGCCGTAGAGCTGTACAAAATTGCCTCGCCCATATTCAGGAcatgacagaaaataaaacaacaacaacactctATTGCACAAAACACTGCACATTATGCATCCACGTAAGTgataaaaatatgtataattACATGTGTAAATGTGTGAGGTCATTGGTGTTTACTGTGATAATTGTTTACTGGAGATTGTTTAATTACTGGCAACACTAATAAAGTACTCTGAATTACAGGGTGGTATGCAGCACCAAAGTTTTACTATTTTCTACTAGTAGTTGTTAAATTGATTCGAACTAATCTAGCAAGTAACAGCAAAGGCACGGAAGAGAAAATGGACTTAAATTTCCCAGACTTTAATATTTTgcgagaagaaaaaaatagagcAAATTctgcactgaagaaaaaaaactttaaaagtcATTTTGTTTCAAATTCACTGTCAGGTCTGTTGAAGCTCATGGTGGTGTTGAGGAGAAAGGTGCGCGTGTTCTGTATAAAGTTTTAGTTTTGCCAGGCAGTTATTTTTCAGATGGAAGGCGAAACTGGCTGTCTTTTTGACAGGAAACTGGTTCTCCAGAGCAAACAACCCGATCCCTCATTCAGTTAAAACAAGCACAGGGAAGGCAAACAGAAATTCGTCTGTCTCAGCAGTTTGAGAAATAGGTTAACGTCATAGACTACTGGCACAGAAGGTGCCATTTTCCAAAATAGATTTCCAGATGTGTGAAACTTCACAGCCTTCAATAAGCTCAGAGGGGTTCAGTGACTCCCTGCTTTACGTGTTAATCGGGAAGATGGATGCTTTATCACAGAGAGGTTAGTGTTAACCTTCCAAAAGCAGAACGTCCCTAAATTTCAGGGCTTGGGAAGATGTGGAGTATTCTGTATGTCTGGCTATATAACTACTTTCATTCTGAAACCAGTTTGTAGAGGATCTGAAAAGCGGTGCCGGACTGCAGagcagtgattcttttttcCACCAACTGCACCCCTTTCGTTCTCGCAACCCTGATCAatgaatttgtgtttttgacGATTGAAGTTTTTGAAAAAACCCTGATATGCCTTGCACCCCCAGAAGGGACATCTCGTACCCCCAGGGTGTGTGCTGTTAACCCAAGGTTAGAGAATCAAGACACTTCCAGTCATTTTCTGGGGGGGAAACTCAAAGATGGCAGATAACAAGGGAATGGGCTGCAAATGTATTCAAGTGGCAGTTGACTGAATCAGCGTCCTCTAATTGCCTGTTTCTCAAACCAACTGAAACATTCCATACAGCAGCTCAACAGGTCTTGCATTTTATGTgctgatttaaaaacatttcctttattTCTGAGAATCTAAAGAGCTATCAGAAGTCTATTAGTGTGAGAGACGGGGTGCTGGTTCAGTCAGTTTGACTTTCTAGCTACGTGAAAGGTATTATTGCAGACTGACGTCTTCACGGGTCGCAAGGGAgtccacatgtactgtaccactcCCTACAggaagctgagagagagagtcaggaaACCAAGAGTGTGTTCATTGTCAGATTAACAGAGCTGTGCCAGGAAGAGAAACACAAGACAGAGGGAACAGTCGCTCATTCTGGTATAGTTTAGTTTCATATCAGTTTGGTCCCCCTCCCTtccacctttcaaaatcttgtcaaaacgtcttttttgaCATAAAAGTCCTTAGGTGGGTTCTGGAACATTGCACCTGTCTGTCATTGGAGGAGGAAAAAACTGAACTGAATCCTCTAGCAATGTAGCTGAAGCAACCAGATGATGCATGTCTAGAGACAGTCTGTGTCTGAAAGGCCTGAGTAATGTCAATATCTTTATAAACCCCATTGCCTCTCACATATGAAATAAGAAATTGCCGATCGTTCATCTTTGAAACAATCCACTTACTTGCACTGTAGAGGGCAGTTACAAGGCAGCATGTCATGAGCAAACTTGTATTCATACAGTTCCAAACATTCACCTACAGTAATgtgaaaagagaaaatacaCAGGTCAGCAACATATCAAGACCTGCAGCACCCAGGGGCTGGGCTTACAGAGCAATCTGTTTCCAGTGAAACTGGGAAAACAAATGGAGGGAAAACCAGTGGTGGAAAGTGTTCTGGAGCATTTTCTAACCCCAGTCGTGGACGAACTCTCTCTTCTGGTTTCTGCTCAGGCTGAGTTTTTAATCACCAGCTAAttgatcttgtttttttattttaatctgggCCATATCTGAAGATTTTAGCAGCTCTTAAAAGTTTGTAATTGGTATCAGCACTGTAGCAATTTATGAGGTCAGAACTGCCATCAGTCAGGTGTACTGCCTGACATGTAACCACTGGACTTGACCAGGTGGGCATGTGTGGTACAGTGCCTGTCCGTCATCAATTGATCAACTGGTAAGAAATGATTAGTTGCAGCAGCTCTTGCCCCGTGCTCGCGCTGATGCTTACTGATTCCTGCAGCACTCAGATTGCATTTGGGGTAGTGGGACCCTGGAGGCACAGCAAACTCCCAGTGACTGCACCCACAGTTCTCCATGATGGTCTGCTGGGCACACGTCCGCTTACAGGACTGGCAAAGACACGAGGAGAAACAAAGCAGAGAGACGAGGTGTGTGTAGAAGCAAGACACAGCTTCGAAGTGGAGTTTAACGTTATACTCAGATACCTGCTGGAGCCAGAGTTGTTTCTCTTTAAAAGGGGAGCTGCAAGGCTATTTGTATATAGAGCATTTCAAACtgcaataaaaagtaaaatgtacacgatatcttgtaaaacctccaatttacatcacaaaatagactaaatcTCCAGCTGTGCGCAGTGCCATGTTCTGCAactcagaacgaggcaacaaaacttctggtCGCGTGAACCAGCTCCATTACACTGTAAACCAGCAGCCTTGTGTATCCATCTCTCTCAATGcgatagaaatattgctttcgaCTTCGAGACGGTTTTGCCAGTAAACggaacttacttgttaactctgcacgcAGATCACATTGcaacatttctgctgtgaaatgTCCGCTgctcaacctgtacttattcgctcgtacgtcgttacagggactagtgagcaggaagggccacatcacGTCGCGATTCAATTCACGTCTCGACAACATGGCGACTATTCCAGTACTTTCACAATTTGGGGCTTcattcaaaatgtgtcaaattCTTCTAGAATATCAATTAATGTATTTGATCATTCTGACTTTCAATCTTAGCTCAAACCAATAGTGAACAGCAGGCTGTTGGACATGGTTCTGACATCAAAGGACTTTTCccaaacactggggaaaaaaggcCCCGTTACCTCTCTGGTATATCTTGATCCATACAAGTCGTGGTAGTAATTTCGGAATCCCTCCCCATCCGTGCAGTGGCTTCCGAATGGGGACTTCAGCCTCTGAATCTCGACCTGGCGACAGGGCCCGGACAAACGCCGTTCACCACTTCGTTAATAAACAGttaacaactttaaaaaaacaattatgcaATCCCCAAACATACAACCTccttgtattttacatttacattaaatgcaatgttttttaccGTAATTTAGGAGTAGAAACGCAAGATTTGCGTTCCAACCTATCTTCTCCAGATATTCTGTGCTCCAGTCACTGAGTTGCATTCGCTACTAACCAGCAAATTCACCATCATTTAACTTAATGCTTTACTCtgcattttttccctttaatttGATACCTTAATGCCAGCTCTGCATGGCCTTGACCCATTAACATCCTCCTAACTTTACAAAGCTGGATTTTCTGCAGTTCTGGTAACAAGCACCACAACAGACCAGACCTGATGCTGAAAGGGACTTATATTGTGCTCTTTCTTCCACAGAGCTGAGAAATTCAAAACCTGCGGCAAATATGCAGCATCAAAGCTCACATTTCTGTGTTTAAACTAAAGTTCAGATGAGAATTTGGATCAGATCAGATTTGGATCTAGAACATGGCTTTAAAATCCCGATCCCTGCATATCCCTGTTGATTTACATCCCAGTCAAGCAGCGATTGATTTTGCAATGGATTTCTGCACCCAGGACAGGCCTCACACACAATCACCTGTACGTGCGTCACCTACAAACACACTGGTTAAAACTGATCTTTCCCTGTAGCTTAACTCTTTATCAGCTCATTCACAGGTGAGAACAACACCATCAGCTACTCCCATGATACCCTTTCTGAGTGTCATGCTGTCGCTGCAGATGAGGTCTGCACAGGCAAAGCCCAGACACCCCCAGGGACAGCACGCGCCCCACGGGCAGAGACCCCCCCCCACGGGCAGAGACCCCCCCCCCACGGGCAGCGCCTCTCCAGCACAGCCACGCAGGAGCCCTGCTGCTGAACATCCACGTCCCCGTTCTCCTTCAGCTGGGCCTCACCTTCATCATGCCGATGTCCGTCTCCGTGCCGGGAGGGATGTTCACGCCCTCGTCCTCGGGGAAGGGCGTGGCCGAGTGGTCGTGGATCAGCAGCCGGATCCCTGCGGAGTGGGTGATGTCCTTCACGTACTCCGTCTGCTGGATGAACAGCTCCATGTGCAGGCCTGGAAGGGGCAGCCATCTTTACCGCCCCTACACTCGTTTGCCAAGACTGAACTCGTCCTACTGCCCAAGAGTTTTACACACTAGGGGTTTTACGTGTGAAATTCAAATGATTTGATGATTAACTATAATGGTAAAACCAAAGGATGTTGTTCCTAAAGAAGCACACAAAGACTCTTCTACATTCAGGTCACGTACTGCAGGTAAAGGTTTTTGGATGGCAGGGTGGTGCACTGGTGAGCGTTGCCGACTGCAGCGCTGGTACCCAGCTCTATAAATGGGTGCTAATGTAATTGTTTATGATCAAAGCATAAGCTAAATAAGTCAGCTACTTGTTTCACTGTTGTTCCGGAAGGGGGCTCCTCTGTTTGAAACTAAAGTGATTCTGTTCCTTGATTGTCCTTCTGTGGCATTAAATCTGCTGTTGCACATCACAGTGGTACTTCATCCAATAACGGTGACTTACAACCTGCAAAAACTAGGAGCTACAGTACTGTCGTCTCTGTTGCTAGTGTTTGTCTTCCTTGTctgatacaacaatacaactttgccataaaacaaatttccccagGTGGATattaaagcttgaattgaattatcTAGGTCTAGTAATAAAGCATTAGGACCTACAGCATGCTGATTTTATACAGCAGGCTGTAAGTGTGTCCCTGCGGTCTCTTTGTGCTTTAAAAGGTGTAAATCCAGTGTCACAACCAAACCTGAAGACCCTACAGTGCAAGATTGCCCTCCTCACAGATCTTCACAGTTATGGGGCTCCACTGGAAGTCTGCTCCAAAAGCAATTCCTTGCAACGGAAAATGTTCCCGAGATTGTGAAACAAGGAATTAGTGTTTTTTCTGCAGGAGCACCATGTTGAACAGGAGAAAGGACACAAAGCACCTGAACAAGCGCTTCTTTTTCACAGAGATACTGCAGCACGTACCATGCATGAAGCCGGCCTTGGTGGTGTTGAGCACTTCGCTGCTGATGGGGTTCCCTCGGATGTCTGTGGACTTCTGCGAGTTGAAGGTGTAACAGTTGCCAAACTTGTAGTTGATGAATCCAGAAAAGAAGCTGGAAGAAAGGAGGACTGAGATGGCGATATGATGGGATGGTGTTGCCACATTATCAGCTTCCTAAATGAGCTCTGAGAGAGGAACTACTACTGCAGACTTACTAATCATGTCACAGAGATCACTTCATAGCAGATAGATTATGAatggattatatacagtatactgtattacttTTTAATAGAGTGACAGAGCAGGGGAAgtgatttaaaaatagtttcCTTAGCTGCTTGTATTCTGACATCCTGGACATAtattctgtctttctgtatattgtaacattaaacatataaaacagtaaaatgtgtaTATAAGAGATGAACAGAATGAGACTCTCCCTCCGGCCGTTACCTGGTGTTGCATGCCTGCCCATGGTAGTTGCAGTAAATGAGCATATCTTCCAGCTGGTGTCCCATTTCGATCTTCTCCTCGTCCGACAGCTCGTTAAACTCGGAGGCAAACTTGTTGAAGGAGCGGGCGTAGTTGGTGGTTTCCTGGGACGAGTCCCAGAACCCAGTGCCGTTCAGCGAGCTGCTCCTGTTCCTCCGATGAGACTGCTCCAGCCCCGAGTCCTGTTGAATGGCAGGGCGTTACACAGAGGGAGCACCTCCacctgccagcagccatgtggccctgcagctcccagctggcagcccgctggagcccagcagtgtgagcctggccagtacctggaggggagactcctgcgagagctgaggctgctgctggaagaggtgttagaggtgccagcagggggcgctcaagCTTCggcctatgtgggtcctaatgccgcagtatagtgacagggacaatatactgaaaaaaaaaggtgcagtGCTTCGGATAAGAAGTTAAACTGaccctgactctctgcggtcattaaaactACACTGCTTAAACGTGTAGAACAGTCCTTAAGATTATACAACGAACTAAAAAGACACCGTGTTCAAAAAGAGTAACAAGGAGGTTGATGTCTTGCGTAGACAAGAGCACTCATAACGAATGCGTTTACACTTCAGAcgtaaaatgaaaggaaagagGGAGACATGATCTTTTCAGGCTTTTCTATGAATTTTCTGGGATGTGAATCCTTTAGGCAACGTTACGAGTGGGACAAGTTGGCGTTTGTTTTCACTCTCTGGAGCAAAAATGTGGCGGTTAATTCTAGTCTGCTCATGCAGTTTCGTTGAACTCCCCTAGCCCTGAATCTACCGGGGGAGTTTTAAATAGTTATTGCCAGACGTTAAGGCCAGTAATACACACCCACTTGTATTAACATTTAAACATAATTTGTTTTCGTTTGGTAACGGACCTGTTGCAGGTTTCTGGAACAGGAGACGCCTTCGAAGAGTTCTCTCCGAAATTCATTTCTCCCTCGAACTAAGACTTCGGATTAAGCAAAACGTGTTTCGCGTGTGTTCGTGGGGCCATGACAGATTACTGTTAATTCTGTGTCGAGTACGAGAATAATCCTCATTTAATTGGACCCAAGAGCCTCCCGTCCACACGAGGGGGGCCACACCTTGGTTTAGGGGCCCGACAGCACCTGCCTGTAGTGGCACTCCTTGAGTAAGAGGTCGCGTCGAGGCGAAGGGAGACGTTACACcaacacagcaaaaaaaaaacaaaaaaaaacgaaaacGCACAGACCACAGGTAAAGCCTTTCTGTTCGAGTGAGCACCCGCAAATGTCGATCCGTTGCGGAGGAAGAGCGCTCCCCGCGCCCCGGGAACATGCGGCACAGGCCTGCGGGGCCCCTCGGTCCGGCTTACCTGCAGGGAGCTGCTCATGGAGAAGCTCTTCTTCAGGGAGGAGTACCGGACGCTGTTCAGGTTACAGATGGTGATGGCGGGGAACCTCAGCTCGGTGCCGGAGACCAGCGTGATCTTTTCGTGCGAGGGGTAGCTGTAAAAACTGAGGACCATCTCGGTGCACTGCCACAGGGCGCAGCACAGCGCACAGCCCACGAACACAGCCCACAGCGCCCTGCGGAACCAGTGTCGCGCCCGGAAAATGTTGGGGATCCCGTGAGCCGAGGTGTACTGAATGATGTCTCTGCACAGCCGCCGCATCGTGGCCACCTCCGATGGCCTTTTGAGCATCATCGTCCTTGACATATAGGCACCCAGGAGGGACGGGAGCACAAGAAAACAGAAGCCGAGTAAGCAAGAATTATTCAGACCTTGCCTGCCAGAGCTGGGAAACTTTATGAAAGACCCCGCTCTATTACGGCTGATGATGAGTATCAGGATTAAATCCCAACATTCATCAATCGTTCTTCACTAGACTTGGAAATATTATTATCCTTCTTTCGATCGCTCAGATCTTCAGCCCTTCTCTTCTTTGCCGACTGTCTTTTAAAGAATGTAAAACACTAGGAAGAAtcgataaataaaaaaaaaatgaccgaCAACTGACCGCGTCGATGTTATTTCTCCCAAACCGACGGAAAGGCGATATCGACAGCGAGAGCGCAGGCGGAGGACTGCTCGTCCTCGGAGCCCGTCTGCAGGAGAGGAGATACAGGGCAGGAGGGCGGCAGGTTTAGCCCGCTCGCCGCAGGTGATTTATACTCCGGTAAGCAGGCCGCTCGGGACCCCGACTCCAACAATTAGCACGGTCCGCAGGTGGTGCTGCCCAGTAATCCATTACTGATCCGGGCGGCGGTCACCGCGCAGCAACGACCATAAATTAATAACGAGCTCATGGTTGCCCTTCCCTCCCCACAAAGCCACACAAGTCAGCGTTGGCCAACTAAAACAAATCTAACCCGAAACCGTTTCGACGAAAGagtgtttctcactttttagTTTGTCGGTGCGGCTAACGATGGCAAATGGCGGTTGTGATTAATTTGGGCTGTCTGATCGAGAAGCCCTTTTCGCCAAAGACCTCTCCATAAAGCGTCTGTAAGCTTCCTTTCCCAATTAGCATTCTGACAACAGTCCCCTGGGTGACCGGCTGAGGCTACTGAGAACCAGATTATTGGCGACATAGGCTGTGTCACATTACACTCGGCTTTTCAATGTGTAACAGGTCACTTAAATGAGGTAAGAAGATGGAGCGTGGTTTCTTGACAATATTGATGGTTAACGACAATGAAACTTTAAGCACCGTAAAAAACAGGTTTTATCACCCTGTTCGCTTGTCTGAGAATTGAGAGACAGTGTATGGATGTTACAAG
Proteins encoded in this region:
- the LOC102682463 gene encoding amiloride-sensitive sodium channel subunit gamma-like isoform X3, with the protein product MSRTMMLKRPSEVATMRRLCRDIIQYTSAHGIPNIFRARHWFRRALWAVFVGCALCCALWQCTEMVLSFYSYPSHEKITLVSGTELRFPAITICNLNSVRYSSLKKSFSMSSSLQDSGLEQSHRRNRSSSLNGTGFWDSSQETTNYARSFNKFASEFNELSDEEKIEMGHQLEDMLIYCNYHGQACNTSFFSGFINYKFGNCYTFNSQKSTDIRGNPISSEVLNTTKAGFMHGLHMELFIQQTEYVKDITHSAGIRLLIHDHSATPFPEDEGVNIPPGTETDIGMMKVEIQRLKSPFGSHCTDGEGFRNYYHDLYGSRYTRESCKRTCAQQTIMENCGCSHWEFAVPPGSHYPKCNLSAAGISECLELYEYKFAHDMLPCNCPLQCKEEIYQLTVSGSQWPATAFLEKFSSDLREMGGQLGTIADNPQLIRDNLVKVVVYYQQLNYERIVEEPSITRRL
- the LOC102682463 gene encoding amiloride-sensitive sodium channel subunit gamma-like isoform X1; its protein translation is MSRTMMLKRPSEVATMRRLCRDIIQYTSAHGIPNIFRARHWFRRALWAVFVGCALCCALWQCTEMVLSFYSYPSHEKITLVSGTELRFPAITICNLNSVRYSSLKKSFSMSSSLQDSGLEQSHRRNRSSSLNGTGFWDSSQETTNYARSFNKFASEFNELSDEEKIEMGHQLEDMLIYCNYHGQACNTSFFSGFINYKFGNCYTFNSQKSTDIRGNPISSEVLNTTKAGFMHGLHMELFIQQTEYVKDITHSAGIRLLIHDHSATPFPEDEGVNIPPGTETDIGMMKVEIQRLKSPFGSHCTDGEGFRNYYHDLYGSRYTRESCKRTCAQQTIMENCGCSHWEFAVPPGSHYPKCNLSAAGISECLELYEYKFAHDMLPCNCPLQCKEEIYQLTVSGSQWPATAFLEKFSSDLREMGGQLGTIADNPQLIRDNLVKVVVYYQQLNYERIVEEPSITEIDLISNMGGLVGLWVGFSVCTLAEFFELFVDVLIFAVRRCLRGSVPDTYRNPYCEKGSPIYIGHKTTSM
- the LOC102682463 gene encoding amiloride-sensitive sodium channel subunit gamma-like isoform X2, producing the protein MSRTMMLKRPSEVATMRRLCRDIIQYTSAHGIPNIFRARHWFRRALWAVFVGCALCCALWQCTEMVLSFYSYPSHEKITLVSGTELRFPAITICNLNSVRYSSLKKSFSMSSSLQDSGLEQSHRRNRSSSLNGTGFWDSSQETTNYARSFNKFASEFNELSDEEKIEMGHQLEDMLIYCNYHGQACNTSFFSGFINYKFGNCYTFNSQKSTDIRGNPISSEVLNTTKAGFMHGLHMELFIQQTEYVKDITHSAGIRLLIHDHSATPFPEDEGVNIPPGTETDIGMMKVEIQRLKSPFGSHCTDGEGFRNYYHDLYGSRYTRESCKRTCAQQTIMENCGCSHWEFAVPPGSHYPKCNLSAAGISECLELYEYKFAHDMLPCNCPLQCKEEIYQLTVSGSQWPATAFLEKFSSDLREMGGQLGTIADNPQLIRDNLVKVVVYYQQLNYERIVEEPSITSGVISSLLRMCVCV